Within Myxococcales bacterium, the genomic segment GTATCTGGACAACGTTTAGGCGATAGTAGAGATCTTCGCGAAAGCGCCCCGCTTGAATCTCCCCTTCGAGTTCGCGATTGGTGGCGGTCACAAGCCGCACATCAACCTTGATGGTTTTGATACCGCCCACGCGTTCAAACTCGCTCTCCTGAAGCGCCCGTAAAAGCTTCACCTGAATACTGAGGGGGATTTCCCCGATCTCATCGAGAAACAGTGTGCCGCCATTTGCCAGCTCGAATCTTCCTGGCTTACTCGTGACCGCACCGGTAAAGGCGCCTTTTTCATAGCCGAAAAGCTCGCTTTCGATGAGCTCTGACGGTATCGCAGCACAGTGCACACCGATGAAAGGTTTGTCCTTACGTCCGCCTAGCTCATGCAGGGTGCGTGCCACGAGCTCCTTGCCCGTGCCGCTTTCACCTGTGATGAGTACGGTGCTTGGCGTATCGGCCACGCGCTCAATCATCTGATGAAGATCCCGCATCACCTGGGCGCGCCCGACAAGCGGCCCTTTTCCCGTCACCGACAAGTAATCTCGCTCGACGAGGTCGCGCTGTGCAAGATCGCTTGTGCGCGCTGCCTTAGCAATTACATGGCGAAACTCTTCCTTGTCAAAAGGCTTTGTGACGTAATCAAACGCCCCTAACTTAAGCGCTTCCACGGCGGAATCCACCGAGCCATGCGCGGTGATCATGATCACGGGAATACCTGGATAATTCTGAGTGACATGCCGAAGGAGCGTCATGCCGTCGACTAGCGGCATTTGAAGATCGGTGACCACCACATCAACGTGGTGCTCACGAAGCGTATCTATCGCAGCCTGGCCGTTCTCGACAGCATGGACGTCATAGCCGTTCCTGGTCAGTTGAGCAGAGACGACGCGGCGAAGGTTAACCTCGTCGTCCGCCAGCAAAATCTGTTTTGTTTCCGACGACACACCCGCTACTCTTCCGGCACGCATCGCGCATCCAAACCTTGCTCACTCGATAGATCTCCAAGCAAGGGAGTGCACAAAAACACCGTGACCGCTCCCGATGCGTCATCAATGCCAGGGGCACCTGCGACCAATTCATCGCGGCGTGCCGCGCCATTCCCCGTACTCACGGTCGTCACGCTGCTTCCAAGCATCGCACCTGTGGAGGGATCTGGGTGTGCAACCAGCACCGGCTCTCCGAAACGCAAGGCGCCAGAGGTAGTTCGCGCCCCGCCTGGAAATACGACGACCGCTCCGGATGACAGTTTTCCTCCGATAGCGGCATCTGGAGCACCCACCAACAAGTCTCCTACGCCATCGCCATTGATATCGCCGATGGCGGCCGATGCCGCAAAGTTTGCGTCGATACATCGGAGTTCCTCAGACAGGCCCTGGGGACAATCAATAAGGACGGGATCACCGTCCCACGGGTTACATCCGCTTGCGGGAGGCACATCTTTACCGTCATAAATCTCAATGCGATCAGCAGCGCCATCGCCATCTGAATCGACGTGCACTATCAAGTCCGGCCGGGGAGCATCCGATGCCGTGTGCTCTTGGTTGATATCGCCAATCGTGACCGCCATGGGCCTCCAGGGTGATTGACCTTGGAGACATGCATGAACTTCCAATGTCGCAGACCCCTCTTTCAACAAACCCAACACCAGGGTTCTTGTCTTCGGGGCGGTCATGGCAACGAGCGCGCTGTCCGCGTCCCAAGCGCCCGCCGCAACGGCCGTGCCGAGGGCGCCTTGCTTGCCTTGGACCGCACTGTGGTCAGATAATATCAGTGGCGACGGTGGCTTGGCATCCAAAAGAAGATAGACTCC encodes:
- a CDS encoding sigma-54-dependent Fis family transcriptional regulator — its product is MRAGRVAGVSSETKQILLADDEVNLRRVVSAQLTRNGYDVHAVENGQAAIDTLREHHVDVVVTDLQMPLVDGMTLLRHVTQNYPGIPVIMITAHGSVDSAVEALKLGAFDYVTKPFDKEEFRHVIAKAARTSDLAQRDLVERDYLSVTGKGPLVGRAQVMRDLHQMIERVADTPSTVLITGESGTGKELVARTLHELGGRKDKPFIGVHCAAIPSELIESELFGYEKGAFTGAVTSKPGRFELANGGTLFLDEIGEIPLSIQVKLLRALQESEFERVGGIKTIKVDVRLVTATNRELEGEIQAGRFREDLYYRLNVVQIRLPSLRERLEDIPLFVQHFIAKFNLRLGKSIEGIEPEALEVLLAHSWRGNIRELENVMERCVLFCDGTHITKGDIPLEVTGPQDGTPDLGARASSSSQTQTPLPTQEAGIVPEGGLKEAVREATLQLERNIILRALDQTHQNITLAARLLKISRKSLQLKMKELALRNDNRPRE
- a CDS encoding FG-GAP repeat protein — encoded protein: MVPLRQWDGESMCMAAVGSESSSMPNAGVVVVCESEPMRRASLKVPSSVGFGEASAELPPSVLSLGLALVGAPLMNSGDGGVYLLLDAKPPSPLILSDHSAVQGKQGALGTAVAAGAWDADSALVAMTAPKTRTLVLGLLKEGSATLEVHACLQGQSPWRPMAVTIGDINQEHTASDAPRPDLIVHVDSDGDGAADRIEIYDGKDVPPASGCNPWDGDPVLIDCPQGLSEELRCIDANFAASAAIGDINGDGVGDLLVGAPDAAIGGKLSSGAVVVFPGGARTTSGALRFGEPVLVAHPDPSTGAMLGSSVTTVSTGNGAARRDELVAGAPGIDDASGAVTVFLCTPLLGDLSSEQGLDARCVPEE